The proteins below come from a single Stutzerimonas stutzeri RCH2 genomic window:
- the rpoC gene encoding DNA-directed RNA polymerase subunit beta', with protein MKDLLNLLKNQGQIEEFDAIKIALASPEMIRSWSFGEVKKPETINYRTFKPERDGLFCAKIFGPVKDYECLCGKYKRLKHRGVICEKCGVEVALAKVRRERMAHIELASPVAHIWFLKSLPSRIGLLLDMTLRDIERVLYFESYVVIDPGMTTLEKGQLLNDEQYFEALEEFGDDFDARMGAEAVRELLIQIDLEHEIGRLREEIPQTNSETKIKKLSKRLKLMEAFYGSGNLPEWMILTVLPVLPPDLRPLVPLDGGRFATSDLNDLYRRVINRNNRLKRLLDLSAPDIIVRNEKRMLQEAVDALLDNGRRGRAITGSNKRPLKSLADMIKGKQGRFRQNLLGKRVDYSGRSVITVGPTLRLHQCGLPKKMALELFKPFIFGKLEMRGMATTIKAAKKMVERELPEVWDVLAEVIREHPVLLNRAPTLHRLGIQAFEPVLIEGKAIQLHPLVCAAYNADFDGDQMAVHVPLTLEAQLEARALMMSTNNILSPANGEPIIVPSQDVVLGLYYMTREAINAKGEGRVFADLQEVDRVFRAGEASLHARVKVRINEVIKDRDGSITKNTRIVDTTVGRALLFQIVPDGMAYDVVNQPMKKKAISKLINLCYRTVGLKDTVIFADQLMYTGFAYSTISGVSIGVNDFVIPDEKARIIDAATEEVKEIESQYASGLVTQGEKYNKVIDLWSKANDEVSKAMMANLSKEKVIDRDGKEAEQDSFNSMYMMADSGARGSAAQIRQLAGMRGLMAKPDGSIIETPITANFREGLNVLQYFISTHGARKGLADTALKTANSGYLTRRLVDVAQDLVVTEVDCGTEQGLFMTPHIEGGDVVEPLGERVLGRVIARDVLKPGTDDVLVPAGTLVDEQWVDFIELNSIDEVVVRSPISCETRYGICAKCYGRDLARGHQVNIGEAVGVIAAQSIGEPGTQLTMRTFHIGGAASRTSAVDNVMVKNGGTIRLHNLKHVERADGALVAVSRSGELAVADDFGRERERYKLPYGAVISVKEGDKVDAGAVVAKWDPHTHPIVTEMKGVVTFVGMEENITIKRQTDELTGLTNIEVMDPKDRPASGKDIRPAIKMVDANGKELLLPGTDVPAQYFLPANALVGVADGAEINVGDVIARIPQETSKTRDITGGLPRVADLFEARRPKEPSILAEISGTISFGKETKGKRRLVITPTDGSDPYEELIPKWRHLNVFEGEQVNKGEVISDGPSNPHDILRLLGVSALAKYIVNEIQDVYRLQGVKINDKHIETILRQMLRKVEITESGDSSFIKGDQMELTQVLEENERLSEEDKFVAKYVRVLLGITKASLSTESFISAASFQETTRVLTEAAVTGKRDYLRGLKENVVVGRLIPAGTGLAYHSERKRKRDADKPVRVSADEVEAALTEALNSSGN; from the coding sequence TTGAAAGACTTGCTGAATCTGTTGAAAAACCAGGGTCAAATCGAAGAGTTCGATGCCATCAAGATTGCCCTGGCTTCGCCCGAGATGATCCGTTCCTGGTCCTTCGGTGAAGTAAAGAAGCCGGAAACCATCAACTACCGTACGTTCAAGCCAGAGCGTGACGGCCTGTTCTGCGCCAAGATCTTTGGCCCGGTAAAGGACTACGAGTGCCTGTGCGGCAAGTACAAGCGCCTCAAGCATCGCGGCGTGATCTGCGAGAAGTGTGGTGTTGAAGTCGCACTGGCCAAAGTGCGTCGCGAGCGCATGGCGCACATCGAGCTGGCTTCGCCGGTCGCCCACATTTGGTTCCTGAAATCGCTGCCGTCCCGCATCGGCCTGCTGCTGGACATGACCCTGCGTGACATCGAGCGCGTGCTCTATTTCGAGAGCTACGTCGTTATCGATCCGGGCATGACCACCCTGGAAAAGGGTCAGCTGCTGAATGACGAGCAGTACTTCGAAGCGCTGGAAGAGTTCGGTGACGACTTCGACGCCCGCATGGGTGCCGAGGCCGTGCGCGAGCTGCTGATCCAGATCGATCTGGAGCACGAAATCGGTCGTCTGCGCGAGGAAATCCCGCAGACCAACTCCGAAACCAAGATCAAGAAGCTCTCCAAGCGTCTGAAGCTGATGGAAGCCTTCTATGGCTCGGGCAACCTGCCGGAGTGGATGATCCTCACCGTGCTACCGGTACTGCCGCCGGATCTGCGTCCGTTGGTTCCGCTGGATGGCGGTCGCTTCGCGACTTCGGATCTCAATGATCTGTATCGCCGCGTGATCAACCGTAACAACCGTCTGAAGCGCCTGCTCGACCTGTCGGCGCCGGACATCATCGTGCGCAACGAAAAGCGCATGCTGCAAGAGGCCGTCGATGCACTGCTGGACAACGGCCGTCGTGGTCGTGCCATCACCGGTTCGAACAAGCGCCCGCTGAAGTCCCTGGCCGACATGATCAAGGGCAAGCAGGGTCGCTTCCGTCAGAACCTGCTCGGTAAGCGCGTGGACTACTCCGGTCGTTCCGTCATCACCGTGGGCCCGACCCTGCGTCTGCACCAGTGCGGTCTGCCGAAGAAGATGGCCCTCGAGCTGTTTAAGCCGTTCATTTTCGGCAAGCTGGAAATGCGCGGCATGGCCACCACCATCAAGGCGGCCAAGAAAATGGTCGAGCGCGAGCTGCCCGAGGTCTGGGACGTTCTCGCCGAAGTGATTCGCGAGCATCCCGTGCTGCTCAACCGCGCGCCGACTCTGCACCGTCTGGGTATCCAGGCATTCGAGCCGGTGCTCATCGAAGGCAAGGCGATTCAGCTGCACCCGCTGGTCTGTGCTGCGTACAACGCCGACTTCGACGGTGACCAGATGGCCGTGCACGTGCCGCTGACGCTGGAAGCCCAGCTGGAAGCGCGCGCGCTGATGATGTCGACCAACAACATCCTGTCGCCAGCCAACGGCGAGCCGATCATTGTGCCGTCGCAGGACGTGGTTCTGGGTCTCTACTACATGACCCGTGAAGCCATCAACGCGAAGGGCGAGGGTCGCGTGTTCGCTGACCTGCAGGAAGTCGACCGCGTATTCCGCGCCGGCGAAGCCTCGCTGCACGCCCGGGTGAAGGTGCGCATCAACGAAGTGATCAAGGATCGCGACGGCAGCATCACCAAGAACACCCGCATCGTCGACACCACCGTTGGCCGCGCGCTGCTGTTCCAGATCGTCCCGGACGGCATGGCCTACGACGTCGTCAACCAGCCGATGAAGAAGAAGGCAATCTCCAAGCTGATCAACCTGTGCTACCGCACTGTTGGTCTGAAGGACACTGTGATCTTCGCCGACCAGCTGATGTACACCGGTTTCGCCTACTCGACTATCTCCGGCGTTTCCATCGGCGTGAATGACTTCGTCATTCCGGATGAGAAAGCACGCATCATCGATGCGGCAACCGAGGAAGTTAAGGAGATCGAAAGCCAGTACGCGTCGGGCCTGGTAACTCAGGGCGAGAAGTACAACAAGGTGATCGACCTCTGGTCCAAGGCCAACGACGAAGTTTCCAAGGCGATGATGGCCAACCTCTCCAAAGAGAAGGTCATTGATCGCGATGGTAAGGAAGCCGAGCAGGATTCGTTCAACTCGATGTACATGATGGCTGACTCGGGTGCGCGGGGTTCGGCTGCGCAGATTCGCCAGCTGGCCGGTATGCGCGGCCTGATGGCCAAGCCGGATGGCTCGATCATCGAAACGCCGATCACTGCGAACTTCCGTGAAGGTCTGAACGTACTCCAGTACTTCATCTCCACGCACGGTGCTCGTAAGGGTCTGGCGGATACCGCACTGAAAACCGCGAACTCCGGTTACCTGACCCGTCGTCTGGTCGACGTCGCGCAGGATCTGGTGGTCACCGAGGTCGATTGCGGCACCGAGCAGGGTCTGTTCATGACCCCGCACATCGAGGGTGGCGACGTGGTCGAGCCCCTGGGTGAGCGCGTCCTCGGCCGCGTGATCGCGCGTGACGTACTCAAGCCTGGCACAGACGATGTGCTCGTGCCTGCCGGTACGCTGGTTGATGAGCAGTGGGTCGACTTCATCGAGCTGAACAGCATCGACGAAGTGGTCGTGCGTTCGCCGATTTCCTGTGAAACCCGCTACGGTATCTGCGCCAAGTGCTACGGCCGTGATCTGGCCCGTGGGCATCAGGTCAACATTGGTGAAGCAGTAGGTGTAATCGCTGCGCAGTCGATCGGTGAGCCGGGTACCCAGCTGACCATGCGTACCTTCCACATTGGTGGTGCGGCGAGCCGGACGTCGGCTGTCGACAACGTCATGGTCAAGAACGGCGGTACCATTCGCCTGCACAACCTGAAGCACGTCGAACGTGCCGATGGCGCGCTGGTCGCGGTTTCACGTTCCGGTGAGCTGGCGGTTGCGGACGATTTCGGTCGTGAGCGCGAGCGCTACAAGCTGCCGTACGGTGCGGTCATTTCCGTGAAGGAAGGCGACAAGGTTGATGCTGGTGCTGTGGTGGCCAAGTGGGATCCGCACACTCACCCGATCGTCACCGAGATGAAGGGTGTCGTGACCTTCGTCGGCATGGAAGAGAACATCACCATCAAGCGCCAGACCGATGAACTCACCGGCCTGACCAACATCGAGGTGATGGATCCTAAGGACCGTCCGGCATCGGGCAAGGACATCCGTCCGGCGATCAAGATGGTCGACGCCAATGGCAAGGAATTGCTGCTGCCGGGCACCGACGTGCCGGCCCAGTACTTCCTGCCGGCTAACGCTCTGGTGGGTGTGGCTGACGGTGCCGAGATCAATGTGGGTGACGTTATCGCACGTATCCCGCAGGAAACCTCGAAGACCCGCGACATTACCGGTGGTCTGCCGCGCGTTGCCGACCTGTTCGAGGCGCGTCGTCCGAAGGAGCCATCCATCCTGGCGGAAATCAGCGGTACGATTTCCTTCGGCAAGGAAACCAAGGGCAAGCGTCGCCTGGTCATCACTCCGACCGACGGTAGCGATCCGTACGAAGAGCTGATCCCGAAGTGGCGCCATCTGAACGTTTTCGAAGGCGAGCAGGTAAACAAGGGTGAAGTGATCTCCGACGGTCCGAGCAATCCGCACGATATCCTGCGTCTGCTGGGTGTCAGCGCGCTGGCCAAGTACATCGTCAACGAGATCCAGGACGTGTACCGCCTGCAGGGCGTGAAGATCAACGACAAGCACATCGAGACCATTCTGCGTCAGATGCTGCGCAAGGTTGAAATCACCGAGTCGGGCGATTCCAGCTTCATCAAGGGTGACCAGATGGAGCTGACTCAGGTGCTGGAGGAGAACGAGCGCCTGAGCGAAGAGGACAAGTTCGTCGCCAAGTACGTGCGCGTCCTGCTGGGTATCACCAAGGCTTCGCTGTCGACCGAGTCGTTCATTTCAGCCGCCTCCTTCCAGGAGACCACGCGCGTACTGACCGAGGCGGCCGTGACTGGCAAGCGCGACTACCTGCGTGGCCTGAAGGAGAACGTGGTCGTGGGTCGCCTGATCCCGGCTGGTACTGGCTTGGCCTATCACAGCGAGCGCAAGCGCAAGCGTGATGCTGACAAGCCGGTTCGCGTAAGCGCCGATGAAGTCGAAGCGGCTCTGACCGAGGCGCTGAACTCCAGCGGTAACTAA
- the rpoB gene encoding DNA-directed RNA polymerase subunit beta: MAYSYTEKKRIRKDFSKLPHVMDVPYLLAIQLDSYREFLQAGATKDQFRDIGLHAAFKSVFPIISYSGNAALEYVGYRLGEPAFDVKECVLRGVTFAVPLRVKVRLIIFDKESSNKAIKDIKEQEVYMGEIPLMTENGTFIINGTERVIVSQLHRSPGVFFDHDRGKTHSSGKLLYSARIIPYRGSWLDFEFDPKDAVFVRIDRRRKLPASVLLRALNYSTEEILDAFYDTNVFHVKGETLSLELVPQRLRGEIASFDIKDENGKVIVEQGRRITARHINQLDKSGIKELEMPMDYVLGRTVAKAIVHPATGEIIAECNTELTVDVMAKIVKAQVVRFETLYTNDIDCGPFISDTLKIDSTTNQLEALVEIYRMMRPGEPPTKDAAETLFNNLFFASERYDLSAVGRMKFNRRIGRTEIEGSGVLSREDIVAVLKTLVDIRNGKGIVDDIDHLGNRRVRCVGEMAENQFRVGLVRVERAVKERLSMAESEGLMPQDLINAKPVAAAVKEFFGSSQLSQFMDQNNPLSEITHKRRVSALGPGGLTRERAGFEVRDVHPTHYGRVCPIETPEGPNIGLINSLAAYARTNQYGFLESPYRVVKEGEVTDEIVFLSAIEEADHVIAQASAKLDGRKLVDELVAVRHLNEFTVKAPEDVTLMDVSPKQVVSVAASLIPFLEHDDANRALMGSNMQRQAVPTLRSDKPLVGTGMERNVARDSGVCVVARRGGVIDSVDASRVVVRVHDAEVETGEAGVDIYNLTKYTRSNQNTCINQRPLVRKGDVVERGDIMADGPSTDMGELALGQNMRVAFMPWNGYNFEDSILLSERVVQEDRFTTIHIQELTCVSRDTKLGPEEITADIPNVGEAALNKLDEAGIVYVGAEVGPGDILVGKVTPKGETQLTPEEKLLRAIFGEKASDVKDTSLRVPTGTKGTVIDVQVFIRDGVERDSRALAIEKMQLDEIRKDLNEEFRIVEGATFERLRSALVGATAEGGAGLKKGAVITDEILDGLEHGQWFKLRMAEDALNEQLEKAQAYLSDRRQLLDDKFEDKKRKLQQGDDLAPGVLKIVKVYLAIKRRIQPGDKMAGRHGNKGVVSVIMPVEDMPHDANGTPVDIVLNPLGVPSRMNVGQILETHLGLAAKGLGEKINLMLEEQRKVAELRKFLHEIYNEIGGRQESLDDLSDQEVLDLANNLRKGVPMATPVFDGAKEREIKAMLKLADLPESGQMQLFDGRTGNKFERTTTVGYMYMLKLNHLVDDKMHARSTGSYSLVTQQPLGGKAQFGGQRFGEMEVWALEAYGAAYTLQEMLTVKSDDVNGRTKMYKNIVDGDHRMEAGMPESFNVLIKEIRSLGIDIDLETE, translated from the coding sequence ATGGCTTACTCATACACTGAGAAAAAACGTATCCGCAAGGACTTTAGCAAGTTACCGCACGTGATGGACGTGCCGTATCTTTTGGCCATCCAGCTGGATTCGTATCGCGAATTCCTGCAGGCGGGAGCGACCAAAGATCAGTTCCGCGACATTGGCTTGCATGCAGCCTTCAAATCCGTTTTCCCGATCATTAGCTATTCCGGCAATGCAGCGCTGGAATACGTCGGCTATCGCCTTGGTGAGCCGGCTTTCGATGTCAAGGAATGTGTCCTGCGCGGCGTGACATTTGCTGTCCCGCTGCGTGTAAAAGTGCGCCTGATCATTTTCGACAAAGAATCGTCGAACAAGGCCATCAAGGACATCAAGGAACAGGAAGTTTACATGGGGGAGATCCCCCTGATGACCGAGAACGGTACCTTTATCATCAACGGTACCGAGCGCGTCATCGTTTCCCAGCTGCACCGCTCGCCAGGCGTATTCTTCGACCACGACCGCGGCAAGACTCACAGCTCCGGCAAGCTGCTGTACTCGGCGCGCATCATTCCTTACCGTGGCTCTTGGCTGGACTTCGAGTTCGATCCGAAGGACGCCGTCTTCGTTCGTATCGACCGTCGTCGCAAGCTGCCGGCATCGGTGCTTTTGCGTGCGCTGAATTACAGCACCGAAGAGATCCTGGATGCCTTCTACGACACCAATGTCTTCCATGTGAAGGGCGAGACCCTTTCGCTGGAATTGGTGCCGCAGCGTCTGCGTGGTGAAATCGCCAGTTTCGATATCAAGGACGAAAACGGCAAGGTCATCGTCGAACAAGGTCGCCGTATCACCGCTCGCCACATCAATCAGCTCGACAAGTCCGGCATCAAAGAGCTCGAGATGCCGATGGACTACGTGCTGGGCCGCACCGTTGCCAAGGCGATCGTGCATCCGGCCACCGGCGAAATCATTGCCGAGTGCAACACCGAGTTGACCGTCGATGTCATGGCGAAGATCGTCAAGGCGCAGGTTGTCCGCTTCGAGACCCTGTACACCAACGACATCGATTGTGGTCCGTTCATTTCCGACACGCTGAAGATCGATTCGACCACCAACCAGCTCGAAGCTCTGGTGGAGATCTACCGGATGATGCGTCCTGGCGAGCCGCCAACCAAGGATGCAGCAGAGACGCTGTTCAATAACCTGTTCTTCGCCTCGGAGCGTTACGACCTGTCTGCAGTCGGTCGGATGAAGTTCAACCGTCGTATCGGTCGCACCGAGATCGAAGGTTCCGGTGTGCTGAGCCGCGAAGACATCGTTGCGGTCCTCAAGACGCTGGTCGATATCCGTAACGGCAAAGGCATTGTCGACGACATCGATCACCTGGGTAACCGCCGTGTCCGTTGTGTCGGCGAGATGGCCGAGAATCAGTTCCGTGTTGGCCTGGTACGTGTTGAGCGTGCGGTCAAAGAGCGACTGTCGATGGCCGAAAGCGAAGGCCTGATGCCGCAAGATCTGATCAACGCCAAGCCGGTTGCGGCGGCGGTGAAGGAGTTCTTCGGTTCCAGCCAGCTCTCGCAGTTCATGGACCAGAACAACCCGCTCTCCGAGATCACTCACAAGCGCCGTGTTTCAGCTCTTGGCCCGGGTGGTCTGACCCGTGAGCGTGCCGGCTTCGAAGTTCGTGACGTACACCCGACCCACTACGGCCGCGTGTGCCCGATCGAAACGCCGGAAGGTCCGAACATCGGCCTGATCAACTCGCTGGCCGCTTATGCCCGCACCAACCAGTACGGCTTCCTGGAAAGCCCGTATCGTGTGGTCAAGGAAGGCGAAGTTACCGATGAGATCGTCTTCCTCTCGGCAATCGAGGAAGCTGACCACGTGATCGCCCAGGCCAGCGCCAAGCTGGACGGCCGCAAACTGGTCGACGAACTGGTTGCCGTGCGTCACCTGAATGAGTTCACCGTCAAGGCGCCGGAAGACGTAACCCTGATGGACGTGTCGCCAAAACAGGTCGTCTCTGTCGCTGCCTCGCTGATTCCGTTCCTTGAGCACGACGACGCCAACCGCGCCCTGATGGGTTCGAACATGCAGCGTCAGGCCGTGCCGACCCTGCGTTCGGACAAGCCTCTCGTCGGTACCGGCATGGAGCGCAACGTGGCGCGCGACTCCGGCGTCTGCGTGGTTGCTCGTCGTGGCGGTGTGATCGATTCGGTCGACGCCAGCCGCGTGGTCGTGCGCGTCCATGATGCTGAGGTCGAGACCGGCGAAGCGGGTGTCGACATCTACAACCTGACCAAGTACACCCGTTCCAACCAGAACACCTGCATCAACCAGCGTCCGCTGGTTCGCAAGGGTGACGTGGTGGAGCGCGGCGACATCATGGCTGATGGTCCGTCCACCGATATGGGTGAGCTGGCGCTCGGGCAGAACATGCGCGTCGCGTTCATGCCCTGGAACGGTTACAACTTCGAAGACTCCATCCTCCTCTCGGAGCGTGTGGTTCAGGAAGACCGTTTCACCACTATCCATATCCAAGAGCTGACCTGTGTGTCGCGTGACACCAAGCTTGGCCCAGAGGAAATCACCGCGGACATCCCCAACGTGGGTGAGGCTGCGCTGAACAAGCTGGACGAAGCGGGCATCGTCTACGTCGGTGCCGAAGTCGGCCCGGGCGATATCCTGGTCGGCAAGGTCACCCCGAAAGGTGAGACCCAGCTGACTCCGGAAGAAAAGCTGCTGCGTGCGATCTTTGGTGAGAAGGCGTCCGATGTTAAGGACACCTCGCTGCGGGTGCCGACTGGCACCAAGGGCACCGTTATCGACGTGCAGGTGTTCATCCGTGACGGCGTCGAGCGTGACTCTCGTGCGCTGGCGATCGAGAAGATGCAGCTCGACGAGATTCGCAAGGACCTCAACGAAGAGTTCCGCATTGTCGAAGGCGCGACTTTCGAGCGTCTGCGCTCGGCTCTGGTGGGCGCGACTGCCGAGGGCGGTGCTGGCCTGAAGAAAGGCGCGGTAATCACCGACGAGATCCTCGACGGTCTGGAGCATGGGCAGTGGTTCAAGCTGCGCATGGCCGAAGACGCACTGAACGAGCAGTTGGAGAAGGCCCAGGCTTACCTGTCCGACCGCCGTCAGCTGCTCGACGACAAGTTCGAAGACAAGAAGCGCAAGCTGCAGCAAGGCGATGATCTGGCGCCTGGCGTACTGAAGATCGTCAAGGTTTACCTGGCGATCAAGCGTCGCATCCAGCCGGGCGACAAGATGGCCGGTCGTCACGGTAACAAGGGTGTCGTCTCGGTGATCATGCCGGTCGAAGACATGCCGCATGATGCCAACGGTACGCCGGTCGACATCGTGCTCAACCCGCTGGGTGTGCCGTCGCGTATGAACGTCGGTCAGATCCTCGAAACCCACCTGGGTCTTGCGGCCAAGGGTCTGGGTGAGAAGATCAACCTGATGCTGGAAGAGCAGCGCAAGGTTGCCGAGCTGCGCAAGTTCCTGCACGAGATCTATAACGAGATCGGCGGTCGTCAGGAAAGCCTGGACGACCTGAGCGATCAGGAAGTCCTGGACCTGGCGAACAACCTGCGTAAGGGCGTTCCGATGGCTACTCCGGTATTCGACGGAGCCAAGGAGCGCGAGATCAAGGCCATGCTCAAACTGGCCGATCTGCCGGAAAGCGGTCAGATGCAGCTGTTCGATGGGCGCACCGGTAACAAGTTCGAGCGCACCACCACTGTCGGCTACATGTACATGCTCAAGCTGAACCACCTGGTCGACGACAAGATGCACGCGCGTTCCACCGGTTCCTACAGCCTGGTTACCCAGCAGCCGCTGGGTGGTAAGGCGCAGTTCGGTGGTCAGCGCTTCGGGGAGATGGAGGTCTGGGCACTGGAAGCCTATGGCGCCGCGTACACCCTGCAGGAAATGCTCACGGTCAAGTCGGACGACGTGAACGGGCGGACCAAGATGTACAAGAACATCGTGGACGGCGATCACCGCATGGAGGCCGGCATGCCGGAATCCTTCAACGTGTTGATCAAAGAAATCCGCTCGCTCGGTATCGATATCGATCTGGAAACCGAATAA